A stretch of Gasterosteus aculeatus chromosome 4, fGasAcu3.hap1.1, whole genome shotgun sequence DNA encodes these proteins:
- the csnk1a1 gene encoding casein kinase I isoform X8: protein MASSSGSKAEFIVGGKYKLVRKIGSGSFGDIYLAINITNGEEVAVKLESQKARHPQLLYESKLYKILQGGVGIPHIRWYGQEKDYNVLVMDLLGPSLEDLFNFCSRRFTMKTVLMLADQMISRIEYVHTKNFIHRDIKPDNFLMGIGRHCNKLFLIDFGLAKKYRDNRTRQHIPYREDKNLTGTARYASINAHLGIEQSRRDDMESLGYVLMYFNRTSLPWQGLKAATKKQKYEKISEKKMSTPVEVLCKGFPAEFAMYLNYCRGLRFEEAPDYMYLRQLFRILFRTLNHQYDYTFDWTMLKQKAAQQGATSAGQGQQAQTPTGF, encoded by the exons ATGGCGAGCAGCAGTGGCTCCAAGGCCGAATTCATAGTCGGTGGAAAATACAAGCTCGTCAGAAAAATTGGATCGGGATCCTTTGGTGACATTTATCTGGCCATCAACATCACGAATGGAGAG GAGGTAGCTGTAAAATTGGAATCGCAGAAAGCCAGACATCCGCAGCTGTTATACGAAAGCAAGCTGTATAAAATCCTACAAGGTGGTGTCGGGATTCCACACATCAG GTGGTATGGCCAAGAGAAGGACTACAATGTCCTAGTCATGGACCTGCTTGGACCAAGTCTGGAGGACCTCTTCAACTTCTGTTCTCGCCGCTTCACCATGAAGACGGTCCTTATGCTGGCAGACCAG atgATCAGCAGAATTGAGTATGTACACACAAAGAACTTCATCCACAGAGATATCAAACCAGACAACTTTCTCATGGGCATCGGCCGTCACTGTAACAAG cTGTTCCttattgactttggtttggcgaAGAAGTACCGAGACAACCGAACACGACAGCACATCCCTTACAGAGAAGACAAGAACCTGACTGGCACAGCCCGCTATGCCTCCATCAACGCACACCTGGGCATTGAACAGAG TCGCCGTGATGACATGGAGTCGCTAGGCTACGTGTTGATGTACTTCAACAGAACCAGTTTGCCGTGGCAGGGACTAAAG GCTGCCACAAAGAAGCAGAAGTACGAGAAGATCTCGGAGAAGAAGATGTCCACCCCTGTTGAGGTCCTCTGTAAG GGTTTCCCAGCCGAGTTTGCTATGTATCTGAACTACTGCCGTGGCTTACGCTTTGAGGAGGCTCCGGACTACATGTACCTGCGCCAACTTTTCCGCATCCTTTTCAG GACCCTGAACCACCAGTATGACTACACATTTGACTGGACCATGCTCAAACAGAAAGCTGCCCAGCAGGGGGCCACCTCCGCGGGCCAGGGCCAGCAGGCACAAACCCCCACAG gTTTCTGA
- the csnk1a1 gene encoding casein kinase I isoform X2 translates to MASSSGSKAEFIVGGKYKLVRKIGSGSFGDIYLAINITNGEEVAVKLESQKARHPQLLYESKLYKILQGGVGIPHIRWYGQEKDYNVLVMDLLGPSLEDLFNFCSRRFTMKTVLMLADQMISRIEYVHTKNFIHRDIKPDNFLMGIGRHCNKCLDSSVAKRKRSLAVSSSQDPSFSGLNQLFLIDFGLAKKYRDNRTRQHIPYREDKNLTGTARYASINAHLGIEQSRRDDMESLGYVLMYFNRTSLPWQGLKAATKKQKYEKISEKKMSTPVEVLCKGFPAEFAMYLNYCRGLRFEEAPDYMYLRQLFRILFRTLNHQYDYTFDWTMLKQKAAQQGATSAGQGQQAQTPTGKQTDKPKPNMKGF, encoded by the exons ATGGCGAGCAGCAGTGGCTCCAAGGCCGAATTCATAGTCGGTGGAAAATACAAGCTCGTCAGAAAAATTGGATCGGGATCCTTTGGTGACATTTATCTGGCCATCAACATCACGAATGGAGAG GAGGTAGCTGTAAAATTGGAATCGCAGAAAGCCAGACATCCGCAGCTGTTATACGAAAGCAAGCTGTATAAAATCCTACAAGGTGGTGTCGGGATTCCACACATCAG GTGGTATGGCCAAGAGAAGGACTACAATGTCCTAGTCATGGACCTGCTTGGACCAAGTCTGGAGGACCTCTTCAACTTCTGTTCTCGCCGCTTCACCATGAAGACGGTCCTTATGCTGGCAGACCAG atgATCAGCAGAATTGAGTATGTACACACAAAGAACTTCATCCACAGAGATATCAAACCAGACAACTTTCTCATGGGCATCGGCCGTCACTGTAACAAG TGTTTAGACTCGTCAGTGGCGAAGAGGAAAAGAAGCTTGGCTGTTAGCTCTTCTCAGGACCCATCTTTCTCAGGATTAAACCAG cTGTTCCttattgactttggtttggcgaAGAAGTACCGAGACAACCGAACACGACAGCACATCCCTTACAGAGAAGACAAGAACCTGACTGGCACAGCCCGCTATGCCTCCATCAACGCACACCTGGGCATTGAACAGAG TCGCCGTGATGACATGGAGTCGCTAGGCTACGTGTTGATGTACTTCAACAGAACCAGTTTGCCGTGGCAGGGACTAAAG GCTGCCACAAAGAAGCAGAAGTACGAGAAGATCTCGGAGAAGAAGATGTCCACCCCTGTTGAGGTCCTCTGTAAG GGTTTCCCAGCCGAGTTTGCTATGTATCTGAACTACTGCCGTGGCTTACGCTTTGAGGAGGCTCCGGACTACATGTACCTGCGCCAACTTTTCCGCATCCTTTTCAG GACCCTGAACCACCAGTATGACTACACATTTGACTGGACCATGCTCAAACAGAAAGCTGCCCAGCAGGGGGCCACCTCCGCGGGCCAGGGCCAGCAGGCACAAACCCCCACAGGCAAGCAAACTGACAAACCCAAGCCTAACATGAAAG gTTTCTGA
- the csnk1a1 gene encoding casein kinase I isoform X1 has translation MASSSGSKAEFIVGGKYKLVRKIGSGSFGDIYLAINITNGEEVAVKLESQKARHPQLLYESKLYKILQGGVGIPHIRWYGQEKDYNVLVMDLLGPSLEDLFNFCSRRFTMKTVLMLADQMISRIEYVHTKNFIHRDIKPDNFLMGIGRHCNKCLDSSVAKRKRSLAVSSSQDPSFSGLNQLFLIDFGLAKKYRDNRTRQHIPYREDKNLTGTARYASINAHLGIEQSRRDDMESLGYVLMYFNRTSLPWQGLKAATKKQKYEKISEKKMSTPVEVLCKGFPAEFAMYLNYCRGLRFEEAPDYMYLRQLFRILFRTLNHQYDYTFDWTMLKQKAAQQGATSAGQGQQAQTPTGKQTDKPKPNMKVEQSVMAVAQNN, from the exons ATGGCGAGCAGCAGTGGCTCCAAGGCCGAATTCATAGTCGGTGGAAAATACAAGCTCGTCAGAAAAATTGGATCGGGATCCTTTGGTGACATTTATCTGGCCATCAACATCACGAATGGAGAG GAGGTAGCTGTAAAATTGGAATCGCAGAAAGCCAGACATCCGCAGCTGTTATACGAAAGCAAGCTGTATAAAATCCTACAAGGTGGTGTCGGGATTCCACACATCAG GTGGTATGGCCAAGAGAAGGACTACAATGTCCTAGTCATGGACCTGCTTGGACCAAGTCTGGAGGACCTCTTCAACTTCTGTTCTCGCCGCTTCACCATGAAGACGGTCCTTATGCTGGCAGACCAG atgATCAGCAGAATTGAGTATGTACACACAAAGAACTTCATCCACAGAGATATCAAACCAGACAACTTTCTCATGGGCATCGGCCGTCACTGTAACAAG TGTTTAGACTCGTCAGTGGCGAAGAGGAAAAGAAGCTTGGCTGTTAGCTCTTCTCAGGACCCATCTTTCTCAGGATTAAACCAG cTGTTCCttattgactttggtttggcgaAGAAGTACCGAGACAACCGAACACGACAGCACATCCCTTACAGAGAAGACAAGAACCTGACTGGCACAGCCCGCTATGCCTCCATCAACGCACACCTGGGCATTGAACAGAG TCGCCGTGATGACATGGAGTCGCTAGGCTACGTGTTGATGTACTTCAACAGAACCAGTTTGCCGTGGCAGGGACTAAAG GCTGCCACAAAGAAGCAGAAGTACGAGAAGATCTCGGAGAAGAAGATGTCCACCCCTGTTGAGGTCCTCTGTAAG GGTTTCCCAGCCGAGTTTGCTATGTATCTGAACTACTGCCGTGGCTTACGCTTTGAGGAGGCTCCGGACTACATGTACCTGCGCCAACTTTTCCGCATCCTTTTCAG GACCCTGAACCACCAGTATGACTACACATTTGACTGGACCATGCTCAAACAGAAAGCTGCCCAGCAGGGGGCCACCTCCGCGGGCCAGGGCCAGCAGGCACAAACCCCCACAGGCAAGCAAACTGACAAACCCAAGCCTAACATGAAAG TTGAGCAGTCAGTGATGGCAGTGGCACAGAATAACTGA
- the csnk1a1 gene encoding casein kinase I isoform X5: protein MASSSGSKAEFIVGGKYKLVRKIGSGSFGDIYLAINITNGEEVAVKLESQKARHPQLLYESKLYKILQGGVGIPHIRWYGQEKDYNVLVMDLLGPSLEDLFNFCSRRFTMKTVLMLADQMISRIEYVHTKNFIHRDIKPDNFLMGIGRHCNKLFLIDFGLAKKYRDNRTRQHIPYREDKNLTGTARYASINAHLGIEQSRRDDMESLGYVLMYFNRTSLPWQGLKAATKKQKYEKISEKKMSTPVEVLCKGFPAEFAMYLNYCRGLRFEEAPDYMYLRQLFRILFRTLNHQYDYTFDWTMLKQKAAQQGATSAGQGQQAQTPTGKQTDKPKPNMKVEQSVMAVAQNN, encoded by the exons ATGGCGAGCAGCAGTGGCTCCAAGGCCGAATTCATAGTCGGTGGAAAATACAAGCTCGTCAGAAAAATTGGATCGGGATCCTTTGGTGACATTTATCTGGCCATCAACATCACGAATGGAGAG GAGGTAGCTGTAAAATTGGAATCGCAGAAAGCCAGACATCCGCAGCTGTTATACGAAAGCAAGCTGTATAAAATCCTACAAGGTGGTGTCGGGATTCCACACATCAG GTGGTATGGCCAAGAGAAGGACTACAATGTCCTAGTCATGGACCTGCTTGGACCAAGTCTGGAGGACCTCTTCAACTTCTGTTCTCGCCGCTTCACCATGAAGACGGTCCTTATGCTGGCAGACCAG atgATCAGCAGAATTGAGTATGTACACACAAAGAACTTCATCCACAGAGATATCAAACCAGACAACTTTCTCATGGGCATCGGCCGTCACTGTAACAAG cTGTTCCttattgactttggtttggcgaAGAAGTACCGAGACAACCGAACACGACAGCACATCCCTTACAGAGAAGACAAGAACCTGACTGGCACAGCCCGCTATGCCTCCATCAACGCACACCTGGGCATTGAACAGAG TCGCCGTGATGACATGGAGTCGCTAGGCTACGTGTTGATGTACTTCAACAGAACCAGTTTGCCGTGGCAGGGACTAAAG GCTGCCACAAAGAAGCAGAAGTACGAGAAGATCTCGGAGAAGAAGATGTCCACCCCTGTTGAGGTCCTCTGTAAG GGTTTCCCAGCCGAGTTTGCTATGTATCTGAACTACTGCCGTGGCTTACGCTTTGAGGAGGCTCCGGACTACATGTACCTGCGCCAACTTTTCCGCATCCTTTTCAG GACCCTGAACCACCAGTATGACTACACATTTGACTGGACCATGCTCAAACAGAAAGCTGCCCAGCAGGGGGCCACCTCCGCGGGCCAGGGCCAGCAGGCACAAACCCCCACAGGCAAGCAAACTGACAAACCCAAGCCTAACATGAAAG TTGAGCAGTCAGTGATGGCAGTGGCACAGAATAACTGA
- the csnk1a1 gene encoding casein kinase I isoform X7, producing MASSSGSKAEFIVGGKYKLVRKIGSGSFGDIYLAINITNGEEVAVKLESQKARHPQLLYESKLYKILQGGVGIPHIRWYGQEKDYNVLVMDLLGPSLEDLFNFCSRRFTMKTVLMLADQMISRIEYVHTKNFIHRDIKPDNFLMGIGRHCNKLFLIDFGLAKKYRDNRTRQHIPYREDKNLTGTARYASINAHLGIEQSRRDDMESLGYVLMYFNRTSLPWQGLKAATKKQKYEKISEKKMSTPVEVLCKGFPAEFAMYLNYCRGLRFEEAPDYMYLRQLFRILFRTLNHQYDYTFDWTMLKQKAAQQGATSAGQGQQAQTPTVEQSVMAVAQNN from the exons ATGGCGAGCAGCAGTGGCTCCAAGGCCGAATTCATAGTCGGTGGAAAATACAAGCTCGTCAGAAAAATTGGATCGGGATCCTTTGGTGACATTTATCTGGCCATCAACATCACGAATGGAGAG GAGGTAGCTGTAAAATTGGAATCGCAGAAAGCCAGACATCCGCAGCTGTTATACGAAAGCAAGCTGTATAAAATCCTACAAGGTGGTGTCGGGATTCCACACATCAG GTGGTATGGCCAAGAGAAGGACTACAATGTCCTAGTCATGGACCTGCTTGGACCAAGTCTGGAGGACCTCTTCAACTTCTGTTCTCGCCGCTTCACCATGAAGACGGTCCTTATGCTGGCAGACCAG atgATCAGCAGAATTGAGTATGTACACACAAAGAACTTCATCCACAGAGATATCAAACCAGACAACTTTCTCATGGGCATCGGCCGTCACTGTAACAAG cTGTTCCttattgactttggtttggcgaAGAAGTACCGAGACAACCGAACACGACAGCACATCCCTTACAGAGAAGACAAGAACCTGACTGGCACAGCCCGCTATGCCTCCATCAACGCACACCTGGGCATTGAACAGAG TCGCCGTGATGACATGGAGTCGCTAGGCTACGTGTTGATGTACTTCAACAGAACCAGTTTGCCGTGGCAGGGACTAAAG GCTGCCACAAAGAAGCAGAAGTACGAGAAGATCTCGGAGAAGAAGATGTCCACCCCTGTTGAGGTCCTCTGTAAG GGTTTCCCAGCCGAGTTTGCTATGTATCTGAACTACTGCCGTGGCTTACGCTTTGAGGAGGCTCCGGACTACATGTACCTGCGCCAACTTTTCCGCATCCTTTTCAG GACCCTGAACCACCAGTATGACTACACATTTGACTGGACCATGCTCAAACAGAAAGCTGCCCAGCAGGGGGCCACCTCCGCGGGCCAGGGCCAGCAGGCACAAACCCCCACAG TTGAGCAGTCAGTGATGGCAGTGGCACAGAATAACTGA
- the csnk1a1 gene encoding casein kinase I isoform X6, translating to MASSSGSKAEFIVGGKYKLVRKIGSGSFGDIYLAINITNGEEVAVKLESQKARHPQLLYESKLYKILQGGVGIPHIRWYGQEKDYNVLVMDLLGPSLEDLFNFCSRRFTMKTVLMLADQMISRIEYVHTKNFIHRDIKPDNFLMGIGRHCNKLFLIDFGLAKKYRDNRTRQHIPYREDKNLTGTARYASINAHLGIEQSRRDDMESLGYVLMYFNRTSLPWQGLKAATKKQKYEKISEKKMSTPVEVLCKGFPAEFAMYLNYCRGLRFEEAPDYMYLRQLFRILFRTLNHQYDYTFDWTMLKQKAAQQGATSAGQGQQAQTPTGKQTDKPKPNMKGF from the exons ATGGCGAGCAGCAGTGGCTCCAAGGCCGAATTCATAGTCGGTGGAAAATACAAGCTCGTCAGAAAAATTGGATCGGGATCCTTTGGTGACATTTATCTGGCCATCAACATCACGAATGGAGAG GAGGTAGCTGTAAAATTGGAATCGCAGAAAGCCAGACATCCGCAGCTGTTATACGAAAGCAAGCTGTATAAAATCCTACAAGGTGGTGTCGGGATTCCACACATCAG GTGGTATGGCCAAGAGAAGGACTACAATGTCCTAGTCATGGACCTGCTTGGACCAAGTCTGGAGGACCTCTTCAACTTCTGTTCTCGCCGCTTCACCATGAAGACGGTCCTTATGCTGGCAGACCAG atgATCAGCAGAATTGAGTATGTACACACAAAGAACTTCATCCACAGAGATATCAAACCAGACAACTTTCTCATGGGCATCGGCCGTCACTGTAACAAG cTGTTCCttattgactttggtttggcgaAGAAGTACCGAGACAACCGAACACGACAGCACATCCCTTACAGAGAAGACAAGAACCTGACTGGCACAGCCCGCTATGCCTCCATCAACGCACACCTGGGCATTGAACAGAG TCGCCGTGATGACATGGAGTCGCTAGGCTACGTGTTGATGTACTTCAACAGAACCAGTTTGCCGTGGCAGGGACTAAAG GCTGCCACAAAGAAGCAGAAGTACGAGAAGATCTCGGAGAAGAAGATGTCCACCCCTGTTGAGGTCCTCTGTAAG GGTTTCCCAGCCGAGTTTGCTATGTATCTGAACTACTGCCGTGGCTTACGCTTTGAGGAGGCTCCGGACTACATGTACCTGCGCCAACTTTTCCGCATCCTTTTCAG GACCCTGAACCACCAGTATGACTACACATTTGACTGGACCATGCTCAAACAGAAAGCTGCCCAGCAGGGGGCCACCTCCGCGGGCCAGGGCCAGCAGGCACAAACCCCCACAGGCAAGCAAACTGACAAACCCAAGCCTAACATGAAAG gTTTCTGA
- the csnk1a1 gene encoding casein kinase I isoform X4: MASSSGSKAEFIVGGKYKLVRKIGSGSFGDIYLAINITNGEEVAVKLESQKARHPQLLYESKLYKILQGGVGIPHIRWYGQEKDYNVLVMDLLGPSLEDLFNFCSRRFTMKTVLMLADQMISRIEYVHTKNFIHRDIKPDNFLMGIGRHCNKCLDSSVAKRKRSLAVSSSQDPSFSGLNQLFLIDFGLAKKYRDNRTRQHIPYREDKNLTGTARYASINAHLGIEQSRRDDMESLGYVLMYFNRTSLPWQGLKAATKKQKYEKISEKKMSTPVEVLCKGFPAEFAMYLNYCRGLRFEEAPDYMYLRQLFRILFRTLNHQYDYTFDWTMLKQKAAQQGATSAGQGQQAQTPTGF; encoded by the exons ATGGCGAGCAGCAGTGGCTCCAAGGCCGAATTCATAGTCGGTGGAAAATACAAGCTCGTCAGAAAAATTGGATCGGGATCCTTTGGTGACATTTATCTGGCCATCAACATCACGAATGGAGAG GAGGTAGCTGTAAAATTGGAATCGCAGAAAGCCAGACATCCGCAGCTGTTATACGAAAGCAAGCTGTATAAAATCCTACAAGGTGGTGTCGGGATTCCACACATCAG GTGGTATGGCCAAGAGAAGGACTACAATGTCCTAGTCATGGACCTGCTTGGACCAAGTCTGGAGGACCTCTTCAACTTCTGTTCTCGCCGCTTCACCATGAAGACGGTCCTTATGCTGGCAGACCAG atgATCAGCAGAATTGAGTATGTACACACAAAGAACTTCATCCACAGAGATATCAAACCAGACAACTTTCTCATGGGCATCGGCCGTCACTGTAACAAG TGTTTAGACTCGTCAGTGGCGAAGAGGAAAAGAAGCTTGGCTGTTAGCTCTTCTCAGGACCCATCTTTCTCAGGATTAAACCAG cTGTTCCttattgactttggtttggcgaAGAAGTACCGAGACAACCGAACACGACAGCACATCCCTTACAGAGAAGACAAGAACCTGACTGGCACAGCCCGCTATGCCTCCATCAACGCACACCTGGGCATTGAACAGAG TCGCCGTGATGACATGGAGTCGCTAGGCTACGTGTTGATGTACTTCAACAGAACCAGTTTGCCGTGGCAGGGACTAAAG GCTGCCACAAAGAAGCAGAAGTACGAGAAGATCTCGGAGAAGAAGATGTCCACCCCTGTTGAGGTCCTCTGTAAG GGTTTCCCAGCCGAGTTTGCTATGTATCTGAACTACTGCCGTGGCTTACGCTTTGAGGAGGCTCCGGACTACATGTACCTGCGCCAACTTTTCCGCATCCTTTTCAG GACCCTGAACCACCAGTATGACTACACATTTGACTGGACCATGCTCAAACAGAAAGCTGCCCAGCAGGGGGCCACCTCCGCGGGCCAGGGCCAGCAGGCACAAACCCCCACAG gTTTCTGA
- the csnk1a1 gene encoding casein kinase I isoform X3, whose product MASSSGSKAEFIVGGKYKLVRKIGSGSFGDIYLAINITNGEEVAVKLESQKARHPQLLYESKLYKILQGGVGIPHIRWYGQEKDYNVLVMDLLGPSLEDLFNFCSRRFTMKTVLMLADQMISRIEYVHTKNFIHRDIKPDNFLMGIGRHCNKCLDSSVAKRKRSLAVSSSQDPSFSGLNQLFLIDFGLAKKYRDNRTRQHIPYREDKNLTGTARYASINAHLGIEQSRRDDMESLGYVLMYFNRTSLPWQGLKAATKKQKYEKISEKKMSTPVEVLCKGFPAEFAMYLNYCRGLRFEEAPDYMYLRQLFRILFRTLNHQYDYTFDWTMLKQKAAQQGATSAGQGQQAQTPTVEQSVMAVAQNN is encoded by the exons ATGGCGAGCAGCAGTGGCTCCAAGGCCGAATTCATAGTCGGTGGAAAATACAAGCTCGTCAGAAAAATTGGATCGGGATCCTTTGGTGACATTTATCTGGCCATCAACATCACGAATGGAGAG GAGGTAGCTGTAAAATTGGAATCGCAGAAAGCCAGACATCCGCAGCTGTTATACGAAAGCAAGCTGTATAAAATCCTACAAGGTGGTGTCGGGATTCCACACATCAG GTGGTATGGCCAAGAGAAGGACTACAATGTCCTAGTCATGGACCTGCTTGGACCAAGTCTGGAGGACCTCTTCAACTTCTGTTCTCGCCGCTTCACCATGAAGACGGTCCTTATGCTGGCAGACCAG atgATCAGCAGAATTGAGTATGTACACACAAAGAACTTCATCCACAGAGATATCAAACCAGACAACTTTCTCATGGGCATCGGCCGTCACTGTAACAAG TGTTTAGACTCGTCAGTGGCGAAGAGGAAAAGAAGCTTGGCTGTTAGCTCTTCTCAGGACCCATCTTTCTCAGGATTAAACCAG cTGTTCCttattgactttggtttggcgaAGAAGTACCGAGACAACCGAACACGACAGCACATCCCTTACAGAGAAGACAAGAACCTGACTGGCACAGCCCGCTATGCCTCCATCAACGCACACCTGGGCATTGAACAGAG TCGCCGTGATGACATGGAGTCGCTAGGCTACGTGTTGATGTACTTCAACAGAACCAGTTTGCCGTGGCAGGGACTAAAG GCTGCCACAAAGAAGCAGAAGTACGAGAAGATCTCGGAGAAGAAGATGTCCACCCCTGTTGAGGTCCTCTGTAAG GGTTTCCCAGCCGAGTTTGCTATGTATCTGAACTACTGCCGTGGCTTACGCTTTGAGGAGGCTCCGGACTACATGTACCTGCGCCAACTTTTCCGCATCCTTTTCAG GACCCTGAACCACCAGTATGACTACACATTTGACTGGACCATGCTCAAACAGAAAGCTGCCCAGCAGGGGGCCACCTCCGCGGGCCAGGGCCAGCAGGCACAAACCCCCACAG TTGAGCAGTCAGTGATGGCAGTGGCACAGAATAACTGA